The following proteins are co-located in the Castanea sativa cultivar Marrone di Chiusa Pesio chromosome 8, ASM4071231v1 genome:
- the LOC142606913 gene encoding uncharacterized protein LOC142606913, which translates to MAKLAQFYVVLLLAVSLVGFSVSQSSPPPASPSPGPQLGSDSPSSPPAPAPASGAAPAHSPTDQSPSPSPPSPPLAPGSSPTPTPTPAPSADDAASEVHSNESSDSNHSSGGGMSGGKKVGIAIGVIFAFALVAVGGMVYKKRKDNIQRAQYGYGARREIL; encoded by the coding sequence ATGGCGAAACTCGCACAATTCTACGTCGTTTTACTCTTGGCGGTTTCCTTGGTTGGATTCTCCGTGTCTCAATCTTCGCCGCCGCCGGCATCTCCGTCTCCGGGTCCTCAACTCGGATCCGACTCGCCGTCTTCTCCGCCGGCTCCTGCTCCGGCTTCGGGTGCGGCGCCGGCGCATTCTCCAACGGATCAGTCTCCGAGTCCGTCTCCTCCGTCGCCTCCTCTGGCACCAGGCTCGTCTCCGACTCCGACTCCGACTCCAGCACCGTCTGCCGATGATGCGGCGAGCGAGGTCCACAGCAATGAGAGTTCCGATTCGAACCACTCGTCCGGCGGCGGAATGAGCGGTGGGAAGAAGGTGGGGATCGCGATCGGAGTGATATTCGCTTTCGCTTTGGTGGCGGTGGGAGGCATGGTGTACAAGAAGCGCAAGGACAACATTCAGCGAGCTCAGTACGGATACGGAGCCAGGAGAGAGATTCTCTGA
- the LOC142606246 gene encoding uncharacterized protein LOC142606246, giving the protein MNSMKCAFRVSVGKFLGFLVHHKGISVDPAKAMAIATMKRPTTTRELKSFLGRASYIRRFVPGLASVTSGLSKLLKKGTEFTWGAEQQEAFRRIQQIMNCLPTLQAPVRGRPLLLYLASNSQAIGALLAQEDDDGNEQPIYYVSRTLKDVETRKDSAMVGFTLSVQHRYQDPQGCQKSSHSKPASPVPRECSLSEEIPREVAVIELPGKKWTMRFNGSATATSNGLGIVLTCEDGDTLPLSFKLRFSCSNNAAKYEAYLTRLTIAIAIGVKHMRVLGDSNLVVSQVKGNFALREQSLAAYRTWAQRLEQEFQTFSIKYTQRSENRFADALATLGSQMSVKGKNTLIRVSKQEHSIIEVLRRMFSEELEQQD; this is encoded by the exons ATGAATTCCATGAAGTGTGCCTTCAGGGTGTCTGTTGGGAAATTCCTTGGGTTCCTAGTACACCATAAAGGCATAAGTGTGGATCCAGCAAAAGCCATGGCAATTGCCACAATGAAGAGGCCTACAACTACAAGGGAGCTCAAAAGCTTCCTGGGGAGGGCCTCCTACATCAGAAGGTTCGTGCCAGGATTAGCTTCGGTCACGAGTGGCTTATCCAAACTGTTGAAAAAGGGGACCGAGTTTACTTGGGGAGCTGAGCAACAGGAAGCCTTCCGGAGGATCCAGCAAATCATGAACTGCCTCCCCACCCTCCAAGCACCAGTACGTGGGCGGCCCCTGTTGCTGTACTTAGCGTCAAACTCCCAAGCTATAGGAGCCCTACTAGCGCAAGAAGATGATGACGGGAACGAACAACCCATTTATTACGTGAGTAGGACACTTAAGGATGTTGAGACCAG GAAGGATAGCGCAATGGTTGGTTTTACTCTCTCAGTACAACATAGGTATCAGGACCCTCAAGGTTGTCAAAAGTCAAGCCATAGCAAACCTGCTAGCCCAGTTCCCCGGGAATGTTCACTAAGTGAAGAAATCCCTAGGGAGGTGGCAGTGATAGAACTCCCGGGAAAAAAGTGGACAATGAGGTTCAATGGGTCAGCAACGGCAACCTCAAATGGACTGGGAATTGTATTAACTTGTGAAGATGGGGATACCCTACCCTTATCTTTCAAACTAAGGTTCTCCTGCTCAAACAACGCCGCTAAATATGAGGCGTATCTGACTAGGCTAACCATAGCAATCGCTATAGGAGTAAAGCACATGAGGGTTTTAGGAGACTCCAATCTTGTAGTCTCTCAAGTAAAAGGCAACTTTGCATTAAGGGAACAAAGTTTGGCAGCCTACAGGACCTGGGCGCAAAGGCTGGAGCAGGAATTCCAAACCTTCAGCATCAAGTACACCCAGAGGAGTGAAAATAGGTTCGCCGATGCACTAGCCACCTTGGGGTCCCAAATGTCTGTTAAAGGAAAAAACACCTTGATAAGGGTAAGCAAGCAAGAACACTCCATCATAGAAGTCCTCCGAAGAATGTTTTCCGAGGAACTAGAGCAGCAAGACTAG